The Paenibacillus sp. MBLB1832 genome has a window encoding:
- a CDS encoding AraC family transcriptional regulator: MDLLKSMNSALSYIENHLTDTIDFKEVARLALCSEFHFKRMFSFLAGIPLSEYIRRRRLTLSAFELRDDHVKVIDIAFKYGYNSPDSFTRAFHQMHGITPSEARNNGKSLKAYPRMTFQITIQGGNEMNYRIEEKEGFHLVGISKRVPIVFNGVNPDIAAMWQSLTMETITALKQLSNVEPLGLLSASTNFSEGRMEEKGELDHYIGVATTHPCPDNLTQLAVSASTWAVFESIGPFPETLQNIWGRIYSEWFSSSSYEQTEGPEMLWNADKETTSPTFRSEIWIPVRKRA, encoded by the coding sequence ATGGATTTGCTCAAAAGTATGAACAGCGCCCTCTCGTATATCGAAAACCATCTAACCGACACGATTGACTTTAAAGAAGTCGCGCGATTGGCTTTATGTTCGGAGTTTCATTTTAAAAGAATGTTCTCCTTCCTCGCTGGCATTCCGCTATCGGAATATATTCGCCGCAGACGTTTAACGCTTTCCGCTTTTGAGCTGAGGGATGATCATGTCAAAGTCATCGATATCGCGTTCAAATATGGATATAACTCACCCGATTCGTTTACAAGAGCGTTTCACCAAATGCACGGCATCACACCGTCGGAAGCGAGAAACAACGGGAAATCGCTGAAAGCCTATCCGCGTATGACCTTTCAAATTACCATTCAAGGAGGCAATGAAATGAACTATCGCATAGAGGAAAAAGAAGGGTTCCACCTTGTCGGTATCTCCAAAAGGGTACCGATCGTCTTTAACGGCGTAAACCCTGATATTGCTGCCATGTGGCAAAGCTTAACGATGGAAACTATTACTGCCCTTAAACAACTTTCCAATGTCGAACCGCTTGGCCTTTTGAGCGCATCCACCAACTTCTCCGAAGGCCGCATGGAGGAAAAAGGCGAACTCGACCACTATATCGGCGTCGCCACCACGCATCCGTGTCCGGACAACCTGACACAGCTCGCTGTGTCCGCGTCTACATGGGCCGTGTTTGAGTCCATCGGCCCCTTCCCAGAGACCTTGCAAAACATCTGGGGTCGTATCTACTCCGAATGGTTCTCCTCTTCCAGCTACGAACAAACAGAAGGCCCCGAAATGCTCTGGAACGCGGACAAGGAAACTACCTCGCCTACGTTTCGGAGTGAGATTTGGATTCCTGTGAGGAAGAGGGCGTAA
- a CDS encoding AAA family ATPase, with amino-acid sequence MRKLLFFIGPAGAGKTTLAKTWVRQHGGAFLDMDTLLRPAAEAIMTLAGQDPSDRDSPFYKAHCRDLGYRITMDAALEQLAVNQDAIVIGPFTKEQGDPLWLEAELARIGATVDDVCVRVIYVYLPSEAAYQERIRLRGSALDVWKLDNWDQFRPSLQRREVTWRMPACALLYWDNSEPLTDERWAELERMIGL; translated from the coding sequence ATGCGAAAATTATTGTTTTTCATTGGCCCTGCGGGTGCAGGCAAAACAACGCTGGCTAAAACCTGGGTCCGCCAGCACGGCGGAGCCTTCTTGGACATGGATACGCTGCTGCGCCCTGCCGCAGAAGCGATTATGACATTAGCGGGGCAAGATCCGAGCGATCGAGATTCCCCTTTTTATAAGGCACATTGCCGTGATTTGGGCTATCGTATCACGATGGATGCTGCCTTAGAGCAGCTCGCTGTGAATCAGGATGCTATCGTGATCGGACCTTTTACCAAGGAGCAGGGGGATCCGCTGTGGCTGGAGGCTGAGCTGGCTCGGATTGGTGCAACTGTAGATGACGTATGTGTGCGGGTGATTTATGTGTATTTGCCCAGTGAGGCTGCGTATCAGGAGCGGATTCGCTTGAGGGGATCGGCTTTGGATGTGTGGAAGCTGGACAATTGGGATCAGTTCCGCCCTTCCCTGCAGCGCAGAGAGGTAACCTGGCGGATGCCTGCTTGCGCTCTGCTGTACTGGGATAATTCGGAGCCCTTGACGGATGAGCGGTGGGCGGAGTTGGAACGAATGATTGGGCTGTGA
- a CDS encoding ArsR/SmtB family transcription factor, with protein sequence MQIEVSTKNMPFLECFSSETRVKMIELLGEAPLNIKQLSQQLEISSAIVTKHIQKLEQAGIVRSESVTGVRGTQKICYLQLDQATLQFRSKKPYEHPTTTIAIPIGQYSAYEVNPTCGLASPTQLIGVLDDPRYFADPQHVQAGILWFGSGYVEYRIPNFLHSNQKLRTLEISFEICSEAPGFNENWPSDISFSINGKPIGQWTCPGDFGKQRGVLSPDWWGNGNTQHGLLKIITVSPQGSFLDGTQISATTIHDLQIAFSQDIHFRIASLETAANCGGVTLFGKSFGNYAQDIVVTMHEDK encoded by the coding sequence ATGCAGATTGAGGTTTCCACCAAGAACATGCCCTTCCTAGAATGCTTCTCCTCGGAGACGCGGGTGAAGATGATTGAACTGCTCGGCGAAGCGCCGTTAAATATTAAGCAGCTGTCTCAGCAGCTGGAGATTTCGTCAGCGATTGTGACGAAGCATATCCAGAAGCTGGAGCAAGCTGGGATTGTACGCTCGGAGAGCGTCACAGGCGTACGCGGTACGCAGAAGATCTGCTACTTGCAGCTCGACCAAGCTACGCTGCAATTTCGATCCAAAAAGCCGTACGAGCATCCGACAACGACCATTGCCATTCCGATTGGCCAGTACTCCGCGTACGAAGTGAACCCCACCTGTGGATTGGCGTCGCCGACACAGCTGATTGGGGTGCTGGATGATCCGCGGTATTTTGCCGATCCGCAGCACGTACAAGCAGGCATTCTTTGGTTCGGCAGCGGCTACGTTGAGTACCGGATACCGAACTTCTTGCACAGCAACCAAAAGCTCCGCACCTTGGAAATTTCGTTCGAAATTTGCTCCGAAGCTCCGGGGTTCAACGAGAATTGGCCTTCGGATATTTCATTCTCCATCAACGGCAAACCGATCGGACAATGGACATGTCCCGGTGACTTTGGCAAGCAGCGCGGCGTATTATCCCCGGATTGGTGGGGGAATGGGAACACGCAGCATGGCCTGCTGAAAATCATCACCGTCAGTCCGCAGGGCTCTTTCCTGGATGGAACACAAATCTCAGCAACCACGATCCATGATCTGCAAATTGCCTTCTCGCAAGATATTCACTTCCGCATTGCTTCCTTAGAAACCGCAGCGAATTGCGGCGGCGTAACCCTGTTCGGCAAGTCTTTCGGCAACTATGCACAGGATATCGTTGTGACAATGCACGAGGATAAATAA
- a CDS encoding MGDG synthase family glycosyltransferase, with protein MRRRGKLLILTGSLGDGHNKAAQAILEAARTYKPEMDVKVVDYLAWTHPYLHEVGKFCYMQWVKSLPSLYGYLYRKTRHETTLSHMFKRMKSFSTDRMLDLLAEEAPTEVVCTFPGAAAAMSYLKCNGLTTVPTVTVITDYTDHSYWIHPGTDRYLVGAEHVKQALLLYAIPEQRIIVTGIPIREAFTQSYDRDVLRDQHGLMRDMPTVLVMGGGHGLIGKSFKSALQSDELTSPVQFVFVCGRNEKLKQQLQEELGGSNTRHRVVVTGFVDHVHELMALSDLIVTKPGGLTVSEALALELPMMLYKPIPGQEQANAAYLVGIGAAVEVKNAAELTSRLLEVIANKSVLQQLKRNAQERHRQPDVLRMLDAILATEHHYLPVQDGLQFSYANV; from the coding sequence ATGAGAAGAAGAGGTAAGCTCCTAATACTAACGGGCAGTCTGGGAGATGGACACAATAAAGCCGCACAAGCCATTTTGGAAGCCGCACGTACGTATAAGCCAGAAATGGATGTGAAAGTGGTCGATTATTTGGCGTGGACGCATCCGTATCTGCATGAGGTGGGGAAATTTTGTTATATGCAGTGGGTGAAGAGCTTACCCTCCTTATATGGCTACCTCTATCGTAAGACGAGACATGAGACGACCCTTTCCCATATGTTCAAAAGAATGAAATCCTTCAGCACCGATCGGATGCTCGACTTGCTAGCTGAAGAAGCGCCCACGGAAGTCGTGTGCACGTTCCCAGGAGCAGCCGCGGCGATGTCTTATCTCAAATGCAACGGCTTGACCACCGTTCCGACGGTGACGGTTATAACGGATTACACCGATCATAGCTACTGGATTCATCCGGGGACCGATCGGTATTTGGTGGGGGCAGAGCATGTGAAACAGGCTCTCCTGCTGTATGCGATTCCGGAGCAGCGAATCATCGTCACGGGCATTCCGATCCGCGAAGCGTTCACGCAGAGCTATGATCGGGACGTGCTGCGAGATCAGCATGGACTAATGCGGGATATGCCAACCGTGCTCGTCATGGGCGGCGGCCATGGCTTGATCGGCAAATCGTTCAAGTCCGCGCTCCAATCGGATGAATTGACGTCGCCGGTGCAATTTGTTTTCGTGTGTGGACGCAACGAGAAGCTCAAGCAGCAGTTGCAGGAGGAGCTGGGCGGATCGAACACGCGTCATCGCGTTGTGGTGACGGGCTTCGTCGATCACGTTCACGAACTGATGGCGCTCTCCGATCTCATCGTCACGAAGCCTGGCGGGCTGACAGTTTCGGAGGCACTTGCGCTTGAGCTGCCGATGATGCTTTACAAGCCGATTCCTGGCCAAGAGCAGGCAAATGCCGCTTACTTAGTAGGGATTGGCGCAGCGGTTGAAGTGAAGAACGCCGCGGAGCTTACGAGCCGATTGCTTGAGGTCATCGCCAATAAATCCGTCCTCCAACAATTGAAACGGAATGCGCAAGAACGGCATCGGCAACCTGACGTACTACGCATGTTGGATGCCATTCTCGCAACGGAGCATCATTATTTGCCGGTCCAGGATGGTTTGCAATTTTCATATGCAAATGTGTAG
- a CDS encoding phosphatase PAP2 family protein produces MRQKAWMSYLLACSGLLLIPLVGLIYIHLNQDTGKAYSLMTNLDRQIPFIQGFVVPYLFWYAFLAGGFLYLVYRDRANYVRTLIEFILGLLLCYGVYAIYQTTVPRPALVGSDWLTQTMQWVYNSDEPFNCFPSTHVLTAYLMMRAYLRSKRIARGYQFVTAAIAMLIIVSTLFVKQHVILDLVGAVLVAESVVYLIERSRRAWLTGWKAEGVPSDKLERGMK; encoded by the coding sequence ATGAGGCAGAAAGCGTGGATGTCGTATTTATTAGCATGCAGCGGCTTACTTTTGATCCCCTTGGTAGGGCTCATTTATATACATCTCAATCAAGATACAGGGAAAGCGTACAGCTTGATGACGAATTTGGATCGGCAGATCCCTTTTATTCAAGGCTTCGTGGTGCCGTATTTATTCTGGTATGCATTTCTAGCAGGGGGCTTCTTGTATCTCGTGTATCGCGACAGGGCGAATTACGTGAGAACACTGATTGAATTTATCCTAGGTTTACTCTTGTGTTATGGCGTCTATGCTATATATCAGACAACGGTTCCGCGACCGGCTTTAGTAGGCAGTGATTGGCTCACTCAGACTATGCAGTGGGTGTATAACTCGGATGAACCGTTTAATTGTTTTCCAAGTACACATGTGCTGACCGCCTATTTGATGATGAGAGCCTATCTTCGATCGAAGAGGATTGCTAGGGGATACCAGTTTGTGACGGCAGCGATCGCGATGTTGATTATTGTGTCGACGTTATTCGTGAAGCAACATGTGATTCTGGATCTGGTAGGTGCAGTGCTAGTGGCAGAAAGTGTCGTCTATCTCATAGAGAGAAGTAGAAGAGCGTGGTTGACTGGATGGAAGGCTGAGGGTGTGCCGTCAGATAAGCTCGAAAGGGGAATGAAGTAA
- a CDS encoding SH3 domain-containing protein, whose translation MTWRTRLIAAVIVATTVGLLAKPDGSSAEFMAQGPYVPDGIRIPGSIELLSDTAYYPAENTPLDEPEGWFAPQTVKVLATYGAWSIGEAAWKIETMFGPRWIHPKPWNIDIAPPKRLMLKEETPLYKRTNEKSGSVASLSPQEVDVVSAEKQWFYTNDPSSPAWIQIHTTWMGDLWAHIPVKDIGSVQSADKTVFYPYASGAKELNDLIHANYDQYTSIERRSTHISQTYTTLYDRFFLIDTDKGPYWTRDAGVEILPADETLQLTTEIPLFSEPSDKEIAVISGEKVTVFEKITQPLWQGRGPYDMWHFSTWYHVKTSKGTGWINLLYGEPSDAVKVHWKMSIHGDRELMRYPGVNYASSVLLLRNQDVEATAAWTRPDGSIWLKVSHDEREGWVPFFIWSNDRLWDLDTGTALQIDAKYPQYLTLSPDQQGILRMNDEINAGYVKNGVDVLKLKTVTEQLGYAETAANGEASSVRYQRDDYAFVLHEGKPIADIYWKDVLQKSVTLSNSPHRQQDAWYLEQVDMRLLLGASPIPWSDNHTLYDRAYTFDLGELPSHLTGDRAQLSAFLYDYQLPWTQKNLKDTLLPQLTIEEGTSHSANPAASTIEIAPSGITVTADTVATLYHMSASLTLAPGPHDLSIVYRVGERIVWKQPWHVVVE comes from the coding sequence ATGACATGGCGAACGCGTTTGATCGCGGCAGTAATCGTTGCAACAACAGTGGGCTTGTTAGCCAAGCCTGATGGCTCTTCCGCCGAATTCATGGCGCAAGGCCCCTATGTTCCCGACGGAATTCGTATTCCCGGCTCCATCGAACTACTGTCTGATACAGCATACTATCCTGCAGAAAATACACCACTTGACGAGCCTGAGGGATGGTTTGCCCCCCAAACGGTGAAGGTGCTGGCAACCTATGGCGCTTGGTCCATCGGCGAAGCCGCCTGGAAAATCGAAACCATGTTCGGACCTCGGTGGATTCATCCCAAGCCATGGAACATCGACATCGCACCGCCTAAGCGGCTGATGTTGAAGGAAGAAACACCGCTTTACAAGCGAACGAATGAAAAAAGCGGCTCCGTTGCCTCGCTTTCCCCTCAGGAAGTGGACGTGGTCAGCGCTGAGAAACAATGGTTCTATACCAATGATCCCTCTAGTCCCGCATGGATTCAAATCCATACGACCTGGATGGGCGATTTATGGGCGCACATTCCTGTGAAAGACATTGGCAGCGTTCAGTCTGCCGACAAAACCGTCTTTTATCCCTATGCTTCAGGGGCCAAAGAATTGAATGATCTCATTCACGCTAACTACGACCAGTATACATCGATCGAACGACGCAGCACGCATATCAGCCAAACGTATACGACACTCTATGACCGTTTTTTCCTCATCGATACCGATAAGGGACCTTACTGGACGCGGGATGCTGGCGTCGAAATCCTGCCTGCAGATGAGACACTTCAACTCACAACGGAGATACCGTTATTTTCAGAGCCATCTGATAAAGAAATAGCCGTAATCTCTGGGGAGAAAGTCACTGTTTTCGAAAAAATAACCCAGCCCCTTTGGCAAGGCAGAGGCCCTTACGATATGTGGCATTTCAGCACTTGGTATCATGTGAAGACATCCAAAGGAACTGGTTGGATCAACCTTCTCTACGGAGAGCCGTCCGATGCTGTGAAGGTTCATTGGAAAATGTCCATCCATGGCGATCGCGAATTAATGCGCTATCCGGGTGTGAACTACGCGTCATCCGTCTTGCTTTTACGCAATCAGGATGTGGAGGCTACCGCCGCATGGACTAGACCTGACGGATCCATTTGGTTAAAGGTTAGCCATGATGAGCGCGAAGGATGGGTCCCTTTCTTCATCTGGAGTAACGATCGATTATGGGATCTGGACACAGGAACAGCTTTACAAATCGATGCCAAGTATCCGCAATACCTTACCCTCTCTCCTGATCAGCAGGGCATCCTGCGTATGAACGACGAGATCAATGCTGGCTACGTGAAAAATGGCGTTGACGTTCTCAAACTGAAGACAGTTACCGAGCAACTCGGCTATGCAGAGACAGCCGCCAACGGGGAGGCGAGCAGCGTCCGCTATCAGAGGGACGATTATGCTTTCGTTTTGCATGAAGGGAAACCGATCGCCGACATCTATTGGAAAGACGTATTACAGAAATCGGTCACTCTTAGCAACTCTCCTCATCGTCAACAGGACGCTTGGTACTTGGAGCAAGTTGACATGCGGTTATTGCTAGGGGCATCGCCAATCCCGTGGTCCGACAATCACACCCTGTATGACAGGGCGTATACGTTCGATCTCGGCGAGTTGCCTTCCCATCTGACAGGAGACCGCGCACAATTAAGCGCGTTCCTGTACGATTATCAGCTTCCTTGGACACAGAAAAATCTCAAAGACACGCTGCTACCTCAATTGACCATTGAAGAAGGCACCAGTCACAGTGCGAATCCAGCGGCATCCACAATCGAAATTGCACCCTCTGGCATTACCGTTACAGCTGACACCGTCGCCACCTTATATCACATGAGCGCCTCCCTTACGCTTGCGCCTGGTCCACACGATCTGAGCATCGTCTACCGCGTAGGCGAACGAATTGTGTGGAAGCAGCCTTGGCACGTGGTGGTGGAGTAA
- a CDS encoding phytoene/squalene synthase family protein produces the protein MTMLKQTSRTFYIPISNLDTGLKEAVASAYLCMRAIDEIEDHEDLADTIKIKLLAGVHGAFQAPDITQAIRQLLMPYQAVLPDVSMRLDEWLVICPPTAMPIVKQYIAKMSLEMSEWVQNGWKIHTEEDLDRYTYSVAGMVGEMLSELWMWNDGTVTDREKAIAFGRGLQAVNILRNKEEDAQRGVSFYPDGWGFKEMQQYTRRNLQLADEYIADLKKGPALKFCKVPLALAHATVNLLGAGGNKLTRDMVLKIVSKVT, from the coding sequence ATGACGATGTTGAAACAGACCAGCCGAACTTTTTATATACCAATTAGTAATTTGGATACAGGTTTGAAAGAAGCAGTAGCCTCGGCTTATTTGTGCATGAGAGCTATCGATGAAATAGAGGATCATGAAGATCTCGCGGATACTATAAAAATAAAGCTGCTAGCCGGCGTGCACGGTGCTTTCCAGGCTCCGGATATTACTCAAGCGATTAGGCAGTTACTCATGCCGTATCAAGCGGTTTTGCCTGATGTGTCGATGCGGTTGGACGAGTGGCTCGTGATTTGTCCGCCGACGGCAATGCCGATTGTAAAGCAATATATTGCCAAAATGTCGCTGGAAATGTCCGAATGGGTCCAGAACGGATGGAAGATCCATACGGAAGAGGATTTGGACCGTTATACGTATAGTGTGGCGGGTATGGTTGGCGAAATGCTCTCTGAGCTGTGGATGTGGAATGACGGCACGGTGACGGATCGCGAGAAGGCGATTGCTTTCGGAAGAGGCTTGCAGGCGGTTAATATTCTTCGAAATAAAGAGGAAGACGCGCAGCGTGGGGTTAGCTTTTATCCAGACGGTTGGGGATTCAAGGAAATGCAGCAGTACACACGCCGCAATTTGCAGCTAGCTGATGAGTACATCGCTGATTTGAAAAAAGGGCCAGCCTTGAAATTCTGCAAGGTGCCGTTGGCGTTAGCGCATGCCACTGTGAATCTATTAGGGGCTGGTGGCAACAAATTGACGCGTGATATGGTGTTGAAGATTGTGAGTAAGGTGACGTAA